A region of Elusimicrobiota bacterium DNA encodes the following proteins:
- the maf gene encoding septum formation protein Maf, translating to MTTKKPDRRPPFILASGSPRRRKLLRGVVSSFQVVESGVPEPPPRKGTDVRVYVQRLARWKALAVARRIRFGLVLGADTVVVRRGEIFGKPQGRAEARRMLSDLSGKWHEVYTGLALAARPGTRVWTAVARTRVRMQEFSAAELGRLATRHHDKAGAYAAQARGNPFVQRYQGDFDNIVGLPRRTLRVLLGRARRAGFSLGAGSSG from the coding sequence ATGACGACGAAAAAACCGGATCGCCGGCCTCCCTTCATTTTGGCTTCCGGATCTCCCCGGCGGCGGAAGTTATTGCGGGGAGTCGTCTCCTCGTTTCAGGTGGTGGAAAGCGGGGTTCCGGAACCCCCGCCCCGAAAAGGGACGGATGTGCGGGTCTATGTTCAGCGGCTCGCTCGATGGAAGGCGTTGGCGGTGGCCCGGCGAATTCGGTTCGGGTTGGTGCTGGGAGCGGATACGGTGGTGGTTCGGCGGGGAGAAATTTTTGGGAAGCCCCAGGGGAGGGCGGAGGCTCGCCGGATGTTGTCGGATTTGAGCGGGAAGTGGCACGAGGTCTACACGGGACTGGCCTTGGCGGCGCGGCCGGGAACGCGGGTCTGGACGGCGGTGGCCCGGACCCGCGTTCGGATGCAGGAATTCTCCGCGGCGGAGCTGGGCCGACTGGCCACCCGCCACCACGACAAAGCGGGCGCCTATGCGGCCCAGGCTCGGGGAAATCCATTCGTCCAGCGGTATCAGGGGGACTTTGACAACATCGTGGGTTTGCCCCGACGGACGTTACGCGTATTGTTAGGTCGGGCCCGTCGAGCGGGTTTTTCCTTGGGGGCGGGGAGTTCAGGTTAA
- a CDS encoding divalent-cation tolerance protein CutA produces MTTPTAREARRLADVLVTEGLAACVHIQGLGRSVYRWKGRIERAAEHSLLAKTTRAGLPALVRRVQSLHSYSVPEIVALPIQGGNPAYLAWLAESVA; encoded by the coding sequence ATGACGACCCCAACGGCGCGGGAAGCGCGCCGACTGGCCGACGTCCTGGTGACCGAAGGGTTGGCCGCCTGCGTCCACATCCAAGGCCTGGGCCGGTCCGTTTACCGCTGGAAAGGCCGGATCGAGCGGGCTGCGGAACATTCCCTTCTCGCCAAAACCACCCGCGCCGGACTTCCCGCTCTTGTCCGGCGGGTCCAATCGCTTCACTCCTATAGCGTCCCAGAAATCGTCGCCCTTCCCATCCAGGGCGGAAACCCCGCCTATCTCGCGTGGCTGGCCGAATCCGTCGCTTGA
- a CDS encoding GAF domain-containing protein has product MAGARELFFESVKALERQTAGIHVISRFAGAPGPKEKVIPELLAKVMEWVGADAGAIALADETQGVFDFATVHWASLPAVDAPVREKALKLFRVRLNEGILGQVYQSREPVILPDVSKSQSFRKDMSDAVQYDIRNVLAVSIQTEDVRLGVLELFNKTPKGTFSARDMELAVILAYQIALVLDVFRLRDAAANAAGKAAPPPPPPPSLPPSGIAPEELLEARRTARDAVAQLQETRRFLETAIQAREQILRQNQTLTEELQRAKSLAEGATPAHQMTRLLRSVEPIAFSLSVEMVTKNFAELALRLVNAQAIQVFLWDERGERFTLGHSTASSGLAKGIPLSFKKGEGLAGFAADRMELVHVEDVTREDRFSKSIDEVPGILTRTVLAGPLVANGRLVGVIEAINRKDGQPLTGEDGVGLAGLALLGAAALEKALIHRDLAAASLSALGAVADLIETRGGPAEGRADRVRRWVLLLGEALGVNPKDLRDVEWAALLYNVGKVTLPVELLAKHGELLPKDRELLMGVPRVSSDILRPVASLTGTARVVRHVNERWDGQGVPDRLAGEDIPMGARLIAVVDAYDGLTSGLHGRRALPAEVALKEIESCSGKPFDPACVETLLRLGRAGKLQAAPRS; this is encoded by the coding sequence ATGGCCGGCGCCCGCGAACTCTTCTTCGAATCCGTCAAGGCGCTGGAGCGCCAGACCGCCGGCATCCACGTCATTTCCCGTTTCGCCGGCGCCCCGGGTCCGAAGGAAAAAGTCATTCCTGAACTATTGGCCAAAGTCATGGAGTGGGTCGGCGCGGACGCGGGGGCCATCGCGCTCGCCGACGAGACCCAAGGCGTTTTCGATTTCGCCACCGTCCATTGGGCCAGCCTTCCCGCGGTGGACGCCCCGGTCCGGGAGAAAGCGCTCAAGCTCTTCCGCGTCCGGTTAAACGAAGGCATCCTGGGGCAGGTTTACCAAAGCCGAGAACCCGTGATCCTGCCCGACGTTTCCAAAAGCCAGTCCTTTCGGAAGGACATGTCCGACGCGGTCCAATACGACATTCGAAACGTTCTGGCCGTTTCGATTCAAACGGAAGACGTCCGTCTGGGCGTTTTGGAACTGTTCAACAAAACCCCCAAAGGCACTTTTTCCGCCCGGGACATGGAACTGGCGGTGATTCTGGCGTATCAGATCGCTCTCGTGCTGGATGTTTTCCGCCTTCGGGACGCGGCGGCGAACGCCGCCGGGAAAGCCGCCCCGCCTCCGCCTCCTCCGCCTTCGCTTCCCCCTTCCGGCATCGCTCCGGAAGAACTGCTGGAGGCCCGCCGGACCGCCCGGGACGCCGTGGCTCAGTTGCAGGAAACCCGACGATTTTTAGAAACGGCCATCCAGGCGCGGGAACAAATCCTCCGTCAAAACCAGACGCTGACCGAAGAGCTTCAGCGCGCGAAATCCTTGGCCGAGGGGGCGACCCCCGCCCACCAAATGACCCGCCTCCTTCGGTCCGTGGAGCCCATCGCTTTCAGTTTGTCCGTCGAAATGGTCACGAAGAACTTCGCGGAGTTGGCCCTGCGTTTGGTGAACGCCCAGGCCATTCAGGTGTTCCTCTGGGACGAGCGGGGGGAACGTTTTACGTTGGGCCATTCCACGGCGTCTTCCGGACTGGCGAAAGGGATCCCGTTGTCGTTTAAGAAGGGCGAGGGTCTGGCGGGGTTCGCCGCGGACCGCATGGAACTGGTGCACGTCGAGGACGTCACGCGGGAGGACCGTTTTTCCAAATCCATCGACGAGGTTCCGGGGATTTTAACCCGAACGGTGTTGGCGGGGCCCCTGGTCGCGAACGGTCGGTTGGTGGGCGTGATCGAGGCGATCAATCGGAAGGACGGCCAACCCTTGACGGGGGAAGACGGTGTGGGACTGGCGGGCCTGGCCTTGCTGGGGGCGGCGGCGCTGGAGAAGGCGCTCATCCACCGGGATCTGGCCGCCGCCTCCCTCTCGGCTCTGGGCGCGGTGGCCGATTTGATTGAAACCCGCGGGGGTCCCGCCGAGGGGCGGGCCGACCGGGTGCGGCGATGGGTTCTTTTATTGGGCGAGGCCTTGGGGGTGAACCCCAAAGATCTTCGCGACGTCGAATGGGCCGCCCTCCTTTACAATGTGGGGAAGGTCACCTTGCCCGTGGAGCTGTTGGCCAAGCATGGAGAACTTTTGCCCAAGGACCGTGAACTCTTGATGGGGGTTCCCCGGGTCAGTTCCGACATTTTGAGGCCGGTGGCCTCCCTGACCGGAACGGCGCGGGTTGTGCGACACGTCAACGAACGCTGGGACGGACAGGGAGTCCCGGACCGACTGGCCGGCGAGGACATTCCCATGGGCGCCCGATTGATCGCCGTGGTGGACGCCTACGACGGACTCACCTCCGGCTTGCACGGGCGGCGGGCCCTTCCGGCCGAGGTGGCCCTAAAAGAGATCGAGAGTTGCTCCGGCAAGCCTTTCGATCCGGCCTGCGTGGAAACCCTCCTCCGGTTGGGTCGGGCGGGGAAACTCCAGGCCGCCCCGCGATCGTGA
- a CDS encoding gamma carbonic anhydrase family protein has translation MIRSLGREKPVVPTSAFVHPAAEVIGRVRLGKHVSLWPGAVLRGDIEAIVVGDGSNVQDNAVCHTDRGLPTVVGRNVTVGHGAILHSCRVEDGALIGMGAILLGGCVVGAGALVGAGALVPPGARIPPGRLVLGSPARSVRSLSKKEIADLLENARHYLSLARRHRASLSAKKG, from the coding sequence GTGATCCGTTCTCTCGGGCGGGAGAAGCCGGTCGTGCCGACATCGGCCTTCGTTCACCCAGCGGCCGAGGTCATCGGCCGGGTTCGTTTGGGGAAACATGTTTCGCTTTGGCCCGGGGCCGTGCTCCGGGGAGATATCGAAGCCATCGTCGTCGGGGACGGGTCCAACGTGCAGGACAACGCCGTCTGTCACACCGATCGGGGTCTGCCGACCGTGGTGGGGCGGAATGTCACCGTGGGTCACGGCGCGATCCTTCACTCCTGCCGCGTGGAAGACGGCGCCCTGATCGGGATGGGCGCCATCCTGCTGGGCGGCTGTGTGGTCGGAGCCGGCGCCTTGGTGGGCGCGGGGGCGCTGGTCCCTCCCGGCGCGCGGATCCCGCCCGGGCGGTTGGTGTTAGGTTCTCCGGCCCGCTCCGTTCGGTCCCTTTCGAAAAAAGAGATCGCCGACCTTCTGGAGAACGCCCGCCATTATCTCTCCTTGGCCCGCCGCCACCGGGCTTCCCTATCGGCGAAAAAGGGTTGA
- the argF gene encoding ornithine carbamoyltransferase — protein sequence MNPKDFLSMADLSAREIEDILGTARRLKARRSPSRALAGKSLGMIFQKPSTRTAVSFAVAMYEMGGLALTLNEQQLQLRRGETLADTARTLSRYLAGIMIRAHRHEDVEILARTADVPVINGLTDKEHPCQVLADLLTIMESFKLKNAAGLKKLRIAYVGDGNNMVHSWMLAAGLLGLRFTVACPSGYEPGKDFQIQAAALCRKSRGQVEVLRDPREAVRGAHVIYTDVWTSMGQEEEAEKRREIFRPYQVNEALLDLAHSKAVVLHCLPAHREEEITASVLEGPRSVVFQQAENRLHVQKAVLAKFLGGRARR from the coding sequence ATGAACCCCAAAGACTTTCTTTCCATGGCGGATCTCTCCGCCCGCGAGATCGAGGACATTCTTGGTACCGCCCGGCGGTTGAAGGCCCGCCGGTCTCCTTCCCGCGCCCTGGCGGGTAAAAGCCTCGGCATGATCTTCCAGAAACCCTCCACCCGGACGGCCGTTTCCTTCGCCGTGGCGATGTACGAAATGGGCGGTTTGGCCTTGACCTTGAACGAACAACAACTCCAACTCCGACGGGGCGAGACCCTGGCGGACACGGCCCGCACCCTTTCCCGCTATCTGGCCGGCATCATGATCCGCGCCCACCGGCACGAAGACGTGGAGATCTTGGCGCGCACCGCCGACGTCCCCGTCATCAATGGTTTGACGGACAAAGAGCATCCCTGCCAGGTGCTGGCGGACCTGCTCACCATCATGGAATCCTTCAAGCTCAAAAACGCGGCGGGCCTTAAGAAACTGCGAATCGCCTACGTGGGGGACGGAAACAATATGGTCCACTCCTGGATGCTCGCGGCCGGCTTGCTGGGTTTGCGGTTCACGGTCGCCTGCCCCTCCGGCTATGAGCCCGGAAAAGATTTCCAGATTCAAGCCGCGGCGCTTTGCCGAAAATCCCGCGGGCAGGTGGAGGTCCTGCGGGATCCCCGGGAAGCGGTGCGGGGGGCCCATGTGATCTACACCGATGTCTGGACGTCCATGGGCCAGGAGGAGGAGGCCGAGAAACGCCGGGAAATCTTCCGGCCCTACCAGGTCAACGAAGCCCTGCTGGACCTGGCCCATTCCAAAGCCGTGGTCCTTCACTGTCTCCCGGCCCATCGGGAAGAGGAGATCACGGCGTCGGTGCTGGAAGGTCCGCGCTCGGTGGTTTTTCAGCAGGCGGAAAATCGACTCCATGTGCAGAAGGCCGTGCTCGCCAAATTTCTCGGGGGACGCGCTCGCCGGTGA
- a CDS encoding PD40 domain-containing protein produces the protein MRLFRSLLLFLIAAPLAADSLYLELSATGEKTDLGLAAVLADRSVPESDGLAGEIFKTLKSDLQFAGSFTLIEGGPAERTLQSASAWSRLGADVVAAGSVEKGLFGRVQFSAELRDTNTGRTVLSKKFLLDEGARRAAHRWADEIVRHFTGQSGIAASRIVFVNDATGKKEVCVVDADGTNFRRLTDDKSIALFPKLSPDGGFIIFTTFREGRPAIYRMRSDGREKVVLCRGEGLNSAAAWMPDGKSIVATLSQDRVPNLYQVDLDGRILQELTNSAAADTAPTVSPDGLRIAFTSDRPGPPQIYAMDATGANIRRLTTGPQADSPHWSPLGHLLVFTQLEKKFFDLWTLEVATGKLSRLTYGEGENENPCWSPDGRHIVFTSTRGGRPELWVMGADGSNPRLLGQIPGRSFTPHWGQ, from the coding sequence ATGAGACTCTTTCGCTCCCTCCTCCTTTTTTTGATCGCCGCCCCCCTGGCGGCGGATTCTCTCTATTTGGAGCTTTCGGCGACGGGTGAGAAAACCGACCTGGGTCTGGCCGCCGTGCTCGCCGACCGAAGCGTTCCCGAGAGCGACGGTCTGGCGGGGGAAATTTTTAAGACGCTGAAAAGCGACCTTCAATTCGCCGGGTCTTTCACCTTGATCGAAGGCGGGCCCGCGGAGCGAACCCTGCAGTCGGCGTCGGCCTGGTCGCGGCTTGGAGCCGACGTGGTGGCCGCTGGCTCCGTCGAGAAAGGTCTTTTCGGCCGGGTTCAGTTCTCGGCCGAACTGCGGGACACCAACACCGGCCGCACCGTGCTGTCGAAGAAGTTCCTTTTGGACGAGGGGGCTCGCCGGGCCGCCCACCGTTGGGCGGACGAGATCGTCCGCCACTTCACCGGCCAATCCGGCATCGCCGCCAGCCGCATCGTCTTTGTCAACGACGCCACGGGGAAAAAAGAGGTGTGCGTGGTGGACGCCGATGGGACGAACTTCCGGCGCTTGACCGATGATAAATCCATCGCTCTTTTCCCCAAGCTCTCGCCGGACGGCGGTTTCATTATTTTTACGACGTTCCGGGAAGGACGGCCCGCCATTTACCGGATGCGCTCGGATGGTCGGGAAAAAGTGGTCCTCTGTCGGGGCGAGGGTTTAAATTCCGCCGCGGCGTGGATGCCGGACGGAAAATCCATTGTGGCCACCTTGTCCCAGGACCGCGTGCCGAACCTGTATCAGGTGGATCTGGATGGGAGGATCCTGCAGGAGCTGACCAACTCCGCCGCCGCCGACACCGCTCCCACGGTTTCGCCGGACGGTCTCCGGATCGCCTTCACCTCCGACCGGCCCGGCCCGCCCCAGATTTACGCCATGGACGCCACGGGGGCCAACATCCGGCGCCTGACCACCGGACCCCAGGCGGACTCCCCGCACTGGTCACCCTTGGGGCACCTTCTGGTGTTCACTCAGTTGGAAAAGAAATTCTTCGACCTCTGGACCCTGGAGGTCGCCACGGGCAAACTCTCCCGCCTTACCTATGGCGAAGGGGAAAACGAGAACCCGTGTTGGTCGCCCGACGGTCGGCATATCGTTTTCACCAGCACCCGCGGGGGCCGCCCGGAACTGTGGGTGATGGGGGCGGACGGTTCCAACCCCCGTCTCCTTGGCCAAATCCCGGGCCGCAGTTTCACCCCGCACTGGGGACAATAA
- the ybgF gene encoding tol-pal system protein YbgF, whose protein sequence is MKTFDFQLCLLVAGLVLPGCLATTQEIEDLRGDIVRLQSTLSSQQKTQAEFQGALRENQESLQGNQADLSAKMEELTRKLEALSSQLVETDDHMTTLATRIDDLDKNTSNRLDAVVKTVQGVKSIPAPSPSRFYQAGANEFSKRRYAQAIQVFQTYLDQYPDTEKAPAAQYYIGESHYAQKEWDEALSAFEDVIAKYPKSGQVPAALWQKGRTLEQLGKTSEAVAAYESLARKFPHRKEALSAQERLKSLRGPAAGAPKPAPAGKTKPKPAPVPPKVVPAQ, encoded by the coding sequence ATGAAAACCTTCGATTTCCAACTTTGCCTCCTGGTGGCCGGCCTGGTTTTGCCGGGTTGCTTGGCCACCACCCAAGAGATAGAGGATTTACGGGGGGACATCGTCCGACTGCAATCGACCCTCTCCTCGCAACAAAAAACCCAGGCCGAGTTCCAGGGGGCGCTCCGGGAAAACCAGGAATCCCTGCAAGGAAACCAGGCCGATCTCTCGGCCAAGATGGAGGAACTGACGCGAAAGCTCGAAGCCCTTTCTTCCCAACTGGTTGAAACCGACGACCACATGACCACCCTCGCCACCCGCATCGACGACCTGGACAAAAACACCTCGAACCGGCTCGACGCCGTGGTTAAAACGGTCCAGGGGGTTAAATCCATCCCGGCGCCTTCCCCTTCCCGGTTTTACCAAGCGGGAGCCAACGAGTTCTCCAAGCGCCGATACGCCCAGGCGATCCAAGTTTTTCAGACCTACCTGGACCAATACCCCGACACCGAGAAGGCGCCGGCGGCCCAGTATTACATCGGCGAAAGCCATTACGCCCAAAAAGAATGGGACGAAGCCCTGTCGGCCTTTGAGGACGTCATCGCCAAATACCCCAAATCCGGGCAGGTCCCCGCGGCCCTGTGGCAGAAGGGAAGGACCCTGGAACAGTTGGGAAAAACCTCGGAGGCCGTGGCCGCCTACGAAAGTTTGGCGCGAAAGTTTCCCCATCGCAAAGAGGCTTTGAGCGCTCAGGAGAGGCTGAAATCCCTCCGGGGGCCCGCCGCGGGCGCCCCGAAACCGGCCCCCGCTGGAAAAACGAAGCCGAAACCCGCGCCCGTCCCTCCAAAAGTTGTTCCGGCGCAGTAG
- a CDS encoding OmpA family protein, which translates to MKSIKEITLTALSLALMGLALTGCPKKGPAPEAAAPEEKTEVAPVDEAMPATPSVDVGTDWSTAPGVLDTINFDYMKADLTPEARASLKKNAAVLKTIRKTASGVKIRVEGHCDDRGTLEYNMALGQRRANAVRDYYATLGVAKAALSTISYGEERPVCTEASDDCWARNRRGETTLKAATAVQVPLSK; encoded by the coding sequence ATGAAATCCATCAAAGAAATCACTTTAACCGCTCTTTCCCTGGCGCTCATGGGCCTTGCCCTGACGGGCTGTCCCAAAAAGGGCCCCGCCCCGGAAGCCGCCGCTCCTGAAGAAAAGACCGAAGTCGCTCCCGTGGACGAGGCCATGCCCGCGACCCCTTCCGTGGACGTAGGAACGGATTGGTCCACGGCCCCCGGAGTTCTGGACACGATTAACTTCGATTACATGAAAGCGGACCTGACCCCGGAGGCCCGGGCGAGCTTGAAGAAAAATGCGGCTGTCCTCAAAACGATCCGCAAAACCGCGTCCGGAGTGAAGATCCGCGTGGAAGGCCACTGCGACGATCGGGGAACCTTGGAATACAATATGGCGTTGGGCCAACGCCGCGCCAACGCGGTGCGCGACTATTACGCGACCTTGGGGGTCGCCAAAGCGGCCCTTTCGACCATTTCCTATGGCGAAGAGCGGCCGGTGTGCACGGAGGCTTCCGATGATTGCTGGGCCCGGAACCGCCGGGGCGAGACGACCTTGAAGGCCGCCACCGCTGTTCAGGTTCCTCTTTCAAAATAA
- a CDS encoding YggS family pyridoxal phosphate-dependent enzyme, translating into MPSSVASIAVASALETVKERLARAAKRANRAPEDVEMVAITKTVDPERVLEAWTLGLTQFGESRVQETDKKRASLEGRFASGPTPRWHLVGHLQSNKAKRAVELFDCIQSLDSLKLAEILDREGERRAQPVSCLVEIKISKETAKQGILPDTLPAFLDRALRFPFLRIEGLMGVAPFFEEVEKARPSFATLRTLFERNKSAFLVPQPILSMGMSQDFEVAVEEGSNMIRVGSALFGSRG; encoded by the coding sequence ATGCCAAGCTCCGTCGCCTCCATCGCCGTCGCCTCCGCCCTGGAAACCGTAAAGGAACGCCTGGCCCGCGCGGCGAAACGCGCGAACCGCGCGCCGGAAGACGTCGAAATGGTGGCGATTACGAAAACCGTCGATCCCGAGCGGGTCCTGGAAGCCTGGACCCTGGGTCTCACCCAATTCGGCGAAAGCCGGGTCCAGGAAACCGACAAGAAACGCGCCTCCCTCGAGGGACGATTCGCCTCCGGGCCGACGCCCCGCTGGCATCTCGTGGGGCATTTGCAGTCCAACAAGGCGAAGCGGGCGGTGGAACTGTTCGACTGCATTCAGTCCTTGGACAGCCTCAAACTAGCCGAGATTTTGGACCGGGAGGGGGAGCGGCGGGCCCAACCGGTCAGCTGTCTGGTGGAAATCAAAATTTCGAAAGAGACCGCCAAACAGGGAATTCTGCCGGATACCCTGCCGGCGTTCCTGGACCGGGCCCTGCGGTTTCCTTTTCTTCGCATTGAAGGACTGATGGGAGTGGCCCCATTTTTTGAAGAGGTCGAGAAAGCCAGGCCCAGTTTCGCCACCCTCCGAACGCTTTTTGAGCGGAACAAATCGGCGTTTCTGGTCCCCCAGCCGATCTTGTCCATGGGCATGTCCCAGGATTTCGAAGTGGCGGTAGAGGAAGGGAGTAACATGATCCGCGTGGGATCGGCCCTTTTCGGGAGCCGGGGATGA
- a CDS encoding pyrroline-5-carboxylate reductase yields MNLRLAVLGAGNMGSALVRGLLSAGILKAPRMNVTDLDAGRQTALKKFGVRTGADNRAAVRDADVIVLCVKPQQMPGLLAELAGVVQSRALVISIAAGVRTERIEKALGKVPVIRVMPNTPALLRAGALVYASGRHAGRRHEATARKILSALGLVWKVSEPQMDAVTALSGSGPAYVFYLAECLAAAGTALGLAPALAEALARQTVYGAGRMLAETQDPAAELRRRVTSPGGTTEAALRVLIRGGLGGTFRKALTAARQRSKALSAKF; encoded by the coding sequence ATGAACCTCCGGTTGGCGGTTTTGGGGGCCGGGAACATGGGGAGCGCCCTGGTGCGGGGGCTCCTGTCGGCGGGTATCCTCAAGGCCCCACGGATGAACGTGACCGATCTGGATGCGGGGCGGCAGACGGCTCTGAAAAAATTTGGCGTGCGCACGGGCGCCGACAACCGGGCGGCCGTAAGGGATGCGGACGTCATCGTTCTTTGCGTCAAGCCCCAGCAAATGCCGGGCCTTTTGGCCGAATTGGCCGGCGTCGTTCAATCGCGGGCGCTGGTGATTTCCATCGCCGCGGGGGTCCGGACCGAGCGGATCGAGAAAGCGCTGGGAAAGGTTCCGGTCATTCGGGTGATGCCCAACACGCCCGCGCTTCTCCGGGCCGGAGCCCTGGTCTATGCCTCCGGCCGCCACGCCGGGCGGCGCCACGAAGCGACGGCGAGGAAAATTTTGTCGGCCCTCGGGCTGGTTTGGAAGGTATCGGAACCCCAGATGGACGCCGTGACGGCGCTCTCGGGGTCCGGACCCGCCTACGTGTTTTATCTGGCGGAATGCCTCGCGGCGGCCGGGACGGCCCTGGGGCTGGCCCCTGCGCTGGCCGAGGCCCTGGCGCGGCAAACCGTCTACGGCGCCGGCCGTATGCTGGCCGAAACCCAGGACCCCGCGGCCGAATTGCGCCGGCGGGTGACGAGTCCCGGCGGAACGACGGAAGCCGCGCTCCGGGTTTTGATCCGGGGCGGCCTGGGCGGGACCTTTCGGAAAGCCTTGACCGCGGCCCGCCAACGGTCCAAGGCCCTGTCCGCCAAGTTTTAA
- a CDS encoding YggU family protein: MIIRVRVIPNAVRSEVVGRIGSTVRVKVAAPAIDGKANAELTNFLAEFFEVKNRGVKIVRGQKGKEKTVEISGRTEEELEDVMETIP, translated from the coding sequence ATGATCATCCGTGTCCGAGTAATTCCGAACGCCGTCCGGAGCGAAGTGGTGGGACGGATCGGCTCCACCGTGCGGGTCAAGGTGGCGGCGCCGGCCATTGACGGCAAAGCCAATGCGGAACTGACCAACTTCCTGGCCGAGTTCTTCGAGGTCAAAAACCGGGGCGTCAAAATCGTCCGGGGCCAGAAGGGCAAGGAGAAGACCGTGGAAATCTCCGGCCGTACCGAGGAAGAGTTGGAAGACGTCATGGAAACGATCCCCTGA
- the mtnA gene encoding S-methyl-5-thioribose-1-phosphate isomerase, whose protein sequence is MPSTIRRPGLKRGRQGKSPVQAYRWRNGRLAVLEQRELPRHVRYFQCRTHGQVARAIRDMSIRGAPAIGCAAAFGLALAARERAFKNPAAFIAHLEEAKKHLGATRPTAVNLFWALERMARLWKKSPPAADLAHLLEREALAIHAEDIASCRTIGDAGAKLLPRNAVVLTHCNAGALATAGYGTAVGVIRSAQARGKIKSVYVDETRPYLQGARLTAWELEQEGIPYEILTDNMAGHILKTEKVDAVIVGADRIAANGDTANKIGTYSLAVLAHYHRVPFYVAAPLSTVDLATSTGAGIPIEERSAEEVLTVRGLRLAPADARARHPAFDVTPARLITAIITDRGVFAPAKLHSKLKGARVP, encoded by the coding sequence ATGCCTTCCACGATCCGGCGGCCCGGTCTAAAACGGGGCCGCCAGGGGAAATCTCCCGTTCAGGCCTATCGGTGGCGAAACGGGCGCCTCGCCGTTCTTGAACAGCGGGAGCTCCCCCGTCATGTCCGGTATTTTCAATGCCGAACCCACGGACAGGTGGCCCGAGCCATCCGGGACATGTCCATCCGGGGCGCGCCCGCCATCGGGTGCGCCGCGGCCTTCGGCCTGGCGCTCGCCGCCCGAGAACGGGCGTTCAAAAATCCCGCCGCATTCATTGCCCACCTGGAGGAAGCGAAAAAGCATTTGGGCGCCACCCGCCCCACCGCCGTCAACCTCTTTTGGGCCCTGGAACGAATGGCCCGCCTCTGGAAGAAATCCCCTCCCGCCGCGGACCTCGCTCACCTCCTGGAACGGGAAGCCCTCGCCATCCACGCCGAAGACATCGCCTCCTGCCGCACCATCGGCGACGCGGGGGCGAAACTCCTGCCCCGGAACGCCGTGGTCCTGACCCATTGCAACGCCGGCGCCCTGGCCACCGCGGGGTATGGGACGGCGGTGGGCGTCATCCGATCGGCCCAGGCCCGAGGAAAAATCAAAAGCGTTTATGTCGACGAAACACGCCCCTACCTGCAAGGGGCGCGGCTGACCGCCTGGGAACTGGAGCAGGAAGGCATCCCCTACGAAATCCTCACCGACAACATGGCCGGCCATATCCTTAAAACCGAGAAGGTCGACGCCGTCATCGTCGGCGCCGACCGCATCGCCGCCAACGGCGACACGGCCAACAAGATCGGCACCTATTCCCTGGCGGTTTTGGCCCATTACCACCGGGTGCCTTTCTATGTGGCCGCGCCCCTTTCCACGGTGGACCTCGCCACGTCCACGGGCGCCGGGATCCCCATTGAAGAACGGTCCGCCGAAGAGGTGTTGACCGTGCGCGGCCTCCGCCTGGCCCCCGCCGACGCCCGGGCCCGGCACCCGGCCTTCGACGTCACCCCCGCCCGCCTGATCACCGCGATCATCACTGACCGCGGCGTCTTCGCGCCCGCGAAACTCCATTCCAAACTCAAAGGAGCGCGAGTCCCCTAG